In Levilactobacillus brevis, a single genomic region encodes these proteins:
- a CDS encoding glycoside hydrolase family 43 protein: protein MTEIKNPILPGFTPDPSILRVDEDYYIATSTFHWNPGIQIFHSKDLANWELIAHPLADVPEVDLRGTMTPGGIWAPDLSYDAQTKLFWMTYSKMNNQDGRMFDADNYTMSATSIMGPWSKPIYLNSIGFDPSLFHDDDGRKWVVTLEWETRLGYQHPGAIVLEEFDPKQQKLIGDPVRITRGGTDRGAQEAPHLYKHGDYYYLMTAEGGTGYGHAVVLQRSKQIAGPYESDPKNPIVTSTPYYYYRRNDPDASRPDLYNPDAPLQKAGHGSLVSTQTGEWYIAHLSARPLPGLHSILGRETSIQKMVWTADGWLRMADGSNLAKATTPGMSGIELDHEQRLFNLVDDFGQPQLDPHWLTPYSRPTKDWINLNNQGLRMRGRQSFFSRMDVSLMATAVTSFHETATTSVKFKPIHFSQSAGLVLYYDNHNWLFERLSYDEINDQTVLDVVQAKNGERTELEPVKIPVASSAAELRVTTNDDQAQFTWRENVNAKWAPVGQPVDISYLSDEDIDGFTGLMVGIGTWDAYRRESYADFSWFMTENQG, encoded by the coding sequence ATGACTGAAATCAAGAATCCAATTTTGCCTGGCTTTACGCCAGATCCATCGATTTTGCGTGTCGATGAAGATTATTACATTGCAACGTCAACGTTTCACTGGAATCCTGGCATTCAAATCTTTCATTCTAAAGATTTAGCTAATTGGGAGCTCATTGCGCATCCATTGGCTGACGTTCCCGAAGTGGACCTTCGCGGCACTATGACGCCTGGGGGGATTTGGGCACCCGATCTTTCCTACGATGCGCAGACTAAACTTTTTTGGATGACCTATAGTAAGATGAACAATCAGGACGGTCGGATGTTTGACGCTGATAACTATACTATGTCTGCAACGAGTATTATGGGACCATGGAGCAAGCCAATCTACTTGAATTCTATCGGGTTTGATCCATCGCTATTCCATGATGACGATGGGCGTAAGTGGGTAGTCACCTTAGAGTGGGAAACTCGCCTAGGCTACCAACATCCTGGTGCAATTGTTTTGGAGGAATTTGATCCTAAACAGCAAAAACTGATTGGCGATCCTGTGCGGATCACGCGGGGTGGCACCGACCGTGGGGCGCAGGAGGCCCCACATTTGTATAAGCATGGAGACTATTACTACTTGATGACAGCTGAAGGCGGTACTGGCTATGGTCATGCAGTTGTCCTCCAACGATCCAAGCAGATTGCAGGTCCATATGAGTCAGATCCTAAGAATCCAATTGTTACTTCAACGCCGTATTACTATTATCGTCGAAATGATCCGGATGCCAGTCGTCCAGACTTGTATAACCCAGATGCACCGTTACAAAAGGCCGGACACGGGTCACTCGTGTCGACACAGACTGGCGAATGGTACATTGCACATTTATCGGCCCGGCCATTGCCAGGTCTACACTCTATTCTTGGTCGTGAAACGTCAATTCAGAAGATGGTTTGGACGGCCGATGGCTGGTTACGAATGGCTGATGGCAGTAATTTAGCCAAGGCGACGACGCCAGGAATGAGCGGCATTGAACTTGACCATGAGCAACGCCTCTTTAATTTGGTCGATGATTTTGGGCAACCACAGCTAGATCCACATTGGCTAACGCCGTACAGTCGGCCAACCAAGGACTGGATTAATTTGAACAATCAAGGCCTACGTATGCGAGGACGGCAGTCGTTCTTTTCTCGGATGGACGTGTCGTTGATGGCTACTGCCGTGACGAGTTTTCATGAGACAGCTACAACTAGTGTGAAATTTAAGCCAATTCATTTCTCGCAATCTGCGGGACTGGTGTTGTATTATGACAACCACAACTGGTTGTTTGAACGGTTGAGCTATGATGAAATTAATGATCAAACGGTTTTGGATGTCGTTCAAGCTAAAAACGGTGAGAGAACTGAGCTGGAACCCGTAAAGATTCCAGTTGCTAGTTCTGCTGCTGAACTACGAGTAACAACCAATGATGATCAGGCCCAGTTTACCTGGCGTGAGAATGTCAATGCTAAATGGGCACCGGTTGGTCAGCCCGTGGATATCAGTTATCTATCTGATGAAGATATTGACGGGTTTACTGGTCTCATGGTGGGAATCGGTACCTGGGATGCGTATCGACGAGAATCATATGCTGATTTCAGTTGGTTTATGACGGAAAACCAAGGGTAA
- a CDS encoding YitT family protein, with protein sequence MVENKRREVGKHLLILVGSAIITAVALNEFLVPGKIFSAGINGISQIIATLLAAGGIHLSTGWFILLFNIPIGLLGWFKVGRGFTIYSIMVAILTSILAIVVPVNNISNNALLAALFGGILTGVGVAYPLKNGFSTGGMDIVAVVLEKTTGRTIGTLMMMINFGIVIVAGFLFGWESALYTIISIYAMSRVVDSIHTRHQKLTAFIVTAQQDVVIAELNKTLIRGITVIPSFGAYTRQSSTVLMTVISRYELYALEHAVKEVDPSAFVNLVNTVDIEGNFYNETEQLKLREETGKK encoded by the coding sequence ATGGTAGAAAATAAGCGACGTGAAGTGGGGAAACACCTCTTAATTTTAGTGGGTTCGGCCATAATTACGGCGGTTGCATTAAATGAATTCTTAGTTCCCGGTAAGATTTTCAGTGCGGGGATCAACGGGATTTCTCAGATTATCGCGACCCTGTTGGCGGCCGGTGGCATTCATCTGAGCACCGGATGGTTTATCCTCCTCTTTAACATCCCCATTGGTCTGCTGGGCTGGTTCAAGGTGGGCCGTGGGTTTACCATCTATTCGATCATGGTGGCGATTCTGACTTCGATTCTGGCGATTGTGGTGCCGGTCAACAATATCTCCAATAACGCGCTGCTGGCGGCGTTATTCGGGGGCATTCTAACCGGTGTGGGTGTGGCTTATCCCTTAAAGAATGGTTTTTCGACTGGGGGGATGGACATCGTCGCCGTGGTGTTGGAGAAGACCACGGGGCGGACGATTGGCACGCTCATGATGATGATTAACTTTGGTATCGTGATTGTGGCGGGGTTCCTGTTTGGCTGGGAGAGTGCGCTATACACAATTATTTCCATTTATGCAATGTCGCGAGTGGTCGACAGTATTCACACGCGGCATCAAAAGCTGACCGCCTTTATCGTGACGGCCCAGCAGGACGTGGTGATTGCGGAGCTGAATAAGACGCTTATCCGGGGAATTACGGTGATTCCTTCCTTTGGGGCCTACACCCGCCAATCAAGTACGGTTCTGATGACAGTTATTTCGCGGTATGAACTTTATGCATTGGAGCACGCGGTCAAGGAAGTCGATCCCAGCGCCTTTGTCAACCTGGTGAACACGGTCGATATTGAGGGGAACTTCTATAATGAGACGGAACAGTTGAAGTTGCGCGAGGAGACGGGGAAAAAGTAG
- a CDS encoding cellulase family glycosylhydrolase translates to MTKIKGVNLGGWLVLEKWMSPHLFDGVSSDDEYYLAKDLPTREYETRINMHRAEFITEADFINIASRGFNAVRIPVPYFIFGDRAPFIGCVEELDRAFSWAEAYGLKILIDLHTVPGSQNGFDNGGISGVCTWAQQPHEVDFALSVLQRLAQRYGHRSGLLGIEVLNEPATAGMFKSMSTRYQPREPELAKNNAPITLDFLYDFYMKAYNILRKDLPVDKAIYFHDGFEFDAWHDFFANHSFENVVLDTHQYLMMAELSGTPQTVDNYVKVMQDFGQKIAVVAKEVPVVTGEFSLFNSYTAGIDTKGGINPTQEEMKGQVNHLNKDVLIQAYQKLWRAQIGAWNNGSGYFFWTYRLNIDTINEPAWYGWDSWSASRALDQHWIDPKDL, encoded by the coding sequence ATGACTAAAATTAAGGGTGTTAACTTGGGTGGCTGGCTCGTTCTTGAAAAGTGGATGTCTCCTCATTTGTTTGATGGGGTATCCAGTGATGATGAGTATTATTTGGCTAAGGACTTGCCAACTCGCGAGTACGAAACACGAATTAACATGCATCGTGCTGAATTTATTACCGAAGCGGACTTCATTAACATTGCCAGTCGGGGATTCAATGCCGTTAGAATTCCAGTTCCTTACTTTATCTTTGGTGATCGTGCCCCTTTCATTGGCTGTGTTGAAGAGCTTGACCGTGCATTCTCCTGGGCAGAAGCATACGGATTGAAGATTCTAATTGATTTGCATACAGTTCCAGGTAGTCAGAACGGTTTTGATAACGGGGGGATTTCTGGTGTATGTACTTGGGCACAACAGCCTCACGAGGTAGACTTCGCGTTAAGTGTTCTTCAACGATTAGCGCAACGCTATGGACATCGTTCCGGTCTACTTGGTATTGAAGTGCTTAACGAGCCAGCAACGGCAGGGATGTTTAAGTCAATGTCAACGCGTTATCAGCCAAGAGAACCAGAGTTGGCTAAAAATAATGCACCCATTACGCTGGATTTTCTGTATGACTTTTACATGAAAGCCTACAATATTTTAAGAAAAGATTTACCTGTCGATAAGGCTATCTATTTTCATGATGGTTTTGAGTTTGATGCTTGGCATGACTTTTTCGCCAACCATTCCTTTGAAAATGTTGTGTTAGATACGCATCAATACCTGATGATGGCTGAGTTATCCGGAACACCACAGACAGTTGATAATTACGTTAAAGTGATGCAGGACTTCGGCCAGAAGATTGCGGTCGTTGCTAAAGAAGTTCCGGTTGTGACAGGGGAGTTTTCACTATTTAATTCATACACCGCTGGTATTGATACCAAGGGTGGCATTAATCCAACTCAAGAAGAAATGAAAGGTCAAGTCAATCATTTAAACAAGGACGTTCTGATCCAAGCCTACCAAAAGTTATGGCGTGCTCAGATAGGTGCTTGGAACAATGGGAGTGGTTACTTCTTTTGGACTTACAGGTTAAATATTGACACGATTAACGAGCCGGCTTGGTATGGCTGGGATTCCTGGAGTGCCAGTCGTGCCTTGGATCAGCACTGGATTGATCCTAAAGATTTATAA
- a CDS encoding MFS transporter: MADVVMNPTQEKKKMPKRLAWGLLIGCVSWMGPYSGMNGTLLPAKIGMLDPINKVKLVATFAAIAMIVAMFANLIEGALSDRTRSRFGKRKPWIIGGTIGSVIMFFVLSWSPTIPILLVTWTLYQLTLNAIVAPMVAIIADAIDPKFRGTVSSFYGIGMSIGAYGSGVVASQFLGKVNIGIWVFALVQVVLTIISMFLIKEPSSADEPKVPLKGKELLASFAFPLQNARDFYLALLGKFLMMVGSYMIAGYQLYILTDYMRLNQSTTSRMVAIISVILMTTAIVFGAVSGPFADKIGRLKMPVALATLMIAIAGIFPFFDAAPWTMLVYAVLSGIGNGAYLAVDQALNIAVLPNPNTAAKDLGVMNLSATLGQIMGPVTAGAVISMAGYRMIFPVMAVICIIGCVMIMCIKKVK, encoded by the coding sequence ATGGCTGATGTTGTCATGAATCCAACTCAAGAAAAAAAGAAGATGCCTAAGCGTTTAGCCTGGGGACTATTGATTGGTTGTGTTAGCTGGATGGGACCGTATTCAGGGATGAACGGGACCTTGTTGCCAGCAAAGATTGGAATGTTAGATCCCATCAATAAGGTTAAGTTGGTGGCGACCTTTGCCGCAATCGCTATGATTGTCGCAATGTTTGCGAACTTAATTGAAGGCGCTTTATCTGACAGAACCCGCTCGCGGTTTGGTAAGCGAAAGCCTTGGATTATTGGGGGAACAATTGGTAGCGTAATTATGTTTTTCGTTTTATCCTGGTCACCAACTATTCCTATTCTATTGGTTACTTGGACATTGTACCAGTTAACACTAAATGCGATAGTTGCGCCCATGGTTGCAATTATTGCCGACGCTATTGATCCAAAGTTTCGTGGAACGGTTTCATCATTTTATGGTATCGGTATGTCGATTGGGGCTTATGGTTCTGGCGTTGTTGCCTCACAATTTCTAGGTAAAGTTAATATTGGAATCTGGGTTTTTGCACTGGTTCAGGTAGTTTTGACCATAATTTCGATGTTTTTGATTAAGGAGCCTTCAAGTGCCGACGAACCTAAAGTTCCACTCAAAGGTAAGGAGTTACTGGCTTCATTTGCGTTCCCACTTCAAAATGCGCGTGATTTCTATTTAGCTTTGTTAGGTAAGTTCTTGATGATGGTGGGTTCCTATATGATTGCGGGTTATCAATTATACATTTTGACCGATTATATGCGTTTGAATCAATCAACAACATCCAGAATGGTGGCCATTATCTCTGTCATCTTAATGACCACGGCGATTGTCTTCGGTGCGGTTTCAGGCCCATTCGCAGATAAAATTGGTCGGCTAAAGATGCCTGTAGCATTGGCAACCTTAATGATTGCAATTGCCGGAATCTTTCCGTTTTTTGATGCCGCACCATGGACAATGTTAGTCTATGCTGTGCTATCTGGTATCGGAAATGGTGCCTACTTGGCCGTGGACCAAGCATTGAACATTGCAGTATTACCTAATCCTAATACTGCGGCGAAGGACTTAGGCGTCATGAATTTATCGGCCACTCTTGGCCAGATTATGGGCCCCGTTACGGCCGGTGCTGTCATCTCAATGGCAGGTTATCGAATGATATTTCCAGTCATGGCCGTCATCTGTATTATCGGTTGTGTCATGATTATGTGTATTAAAAAAGTTAAATAG
- a CDS encoding 4-oxalocrotonate tautomerase — protein MAIARGYRYNSHIHKEKGTKKMPIVNIDLIAGRSQDQLKALVQDVTTAVTKNTGAPAEHVHVILREMQPNRYGVAGVLKSDEK, from the coding sequence ATTGCCATTGCGCGTGGTTACCGGTATAATAGCCATATCCATAAAGAGAAGGGAACGAAAAAAATGCCAATTGTTAACATTGATTTGATTGCCGGTCGTTCACAAGACCAGCTCAAGGCCTTGGTCCAAGACGTAACGACGGCGGTCACCAAGAATACTGGTGCCCCAGCCGAACACGTCCACGTGATTCTGCGTGAAATGCAGCCTAACCGTTACGGCGTGGCCGGCGTTTTGAAGAGCGACGAAAAGTAA
- the glpK gene encoding glycerol kinase GlpK, translated as MNDQQYMMAIDEGTTSTRAILFDRHGQIAGQAQREFHQYFPQPGWVEHDANEIWNAVQSVISDALIDSDVQPYKVRGIGITNQRETTIVWDKKTGEPIYHAVVWQSKQTSDLADQLKADGYTEAIHDKTGLVIDSYFSATKIRWILDHVDGAQERAERGELLFGTIDTWILWKLTGGRVHATDYTNASRTMLYNIHDLVWDDDILNWLNIPAAMLPEVRSSSEIYGYTAGYTFSGVQVPIAGIAGDQQAALFGQTAFDKGMVKNTYGTGAFIVMNTGEEPTLSHNGLLTTIAYGLNNKVTYALEGSIFVAGSAVQWLRDGMRFFEHAGDSEKMAVDAKTTGNVYVVPAFTGLGAPYWNQETRGAVFGLTRGTTREQFVRATVEAIAYQTRDVVDTMTNETGLDIQSLSVDGGAANNNFLMQFQADILDTPIKRAAINETTALGAAYLAGLAVGFWPNMDAIRKMHALRDEFTPQMAADKREKCYKGWQAAIKATQAFED; from the coding sequence ATGAATGATCAACAATACATGATGGCAATTGACGAAGGGACGACGAGTACCCGGGCTATTTTATTCGACCGGCACGGCCAAATTGCTGGACAGGCACAGCGGGAATTTCATCAATACTTTCCGCAACCGGGTTGGGTCGAACACGATGCCAACGAAATCTGGAACGCGGTTCAGTCCGTTATTTCCGATGCCCTGATTGATTCCGACGTGCAACCGTACAAGGTCCGGGGGATCGGGATCACCAACCAGCGGGAAACCACGATCGTGTGGGACAAGAAGACGGGCGAACCGATCTACCACGCCGTCGTTTGGCAATCCAAGCAGACCAGCGACCTGGCCGATCAGTTGAAGGCCGACGGGTACACCGAGGCCATTCACGACAAGACCGGTCTGGTGATTGATTCCTACTTCTCAGCCACCAAGATTCGCTGGATCTTAGACCACGTTGATGGGGCTCAGGAGCGTGCTGAACGTGGTGAACTCCTCTTCGGGACCATTGATACCTGGATTCTTTGGAAGCTCACGGGTGGCCGGGTTCATGCGACCGACTACACCAACGCCAGCCGGACTATGTTATATAACATTCATGACCTGGTCTGGGACGATGACATCTTGAACTGGTTAAACATTCCGGCCGCAATGCTACCGGAAGTCCGGTCATCCTCCGAAATCTACGGTTACACCGCGGGTTACACGTTCTCCGGGGTACAAGTGCCGATCGCCGGGATTGCCGGAGACCAGCAGGCGGCCTTGTTTGGTCAAACGGCCTTTGACAAAGGGATGGTCAAGAATACGTACGGCACCGGGGCCTTCATCGTGATGAATACGGGTGAGGAACCGACGCTTTCCCACAATGGTCTGTTGACGACGATTGCATACGGTCTGAACAATAAGGTCACGTACGCGCTGGAAGGCTCAATCTTCGTGGCGGGGTCCGCCGTGCAGTGGCTCCGTGATGGGATGCGGTTCTTCGAGCATGCCGGAGATTCCGAGAAGATGGCGGTTGACGCCAAGACGACCGGGAACGTTTACGTCGTGCCGGCCTTTACCGGTCTGGGTGCGCCGTACTGGAACCAGGAAACGCGGGGGGCCGTCTTTGGCCTAACTCGCGGGACCACGCGTGAGCAATTTGTGCGGGCCACGGTGGAAGCCATTGCGTATCAGACGCGCGATGTCGTGGACACCATGACCAACGAGACCGGACTGGATATTCAGTCGCTGAGTGTCGATGGTGGGGCGGCCAACAATAACTTCTTGATGCAGTTCCAGGCCGATATCTTGGATACGCCGATCAAACGGGCGGCCATCAACGAAACGACGGCGCTGGGTGCGGCTTACCTGGCCGGCTTGGCGGTTGGCTTCTGGCCGAACATGGACGCCATTCGGAAGATGCACGCCTTGCGCGACGAATTTACGCCGCAGATGGCGGCCGACAAGCGCGAGAAGTGCTACAAGGGTTGGCAAGCGGCCATTAAAGCCACGCAAGCCTTTGAAGATTAG
- a CDS encoding ArgE/DapE family deacylase produces MAVFTDKQKLQILEDLVAIQSVNDHETQVATYLQQVLADHDIHAQLRPLSESRANLVAEIGSGHPVLGVSGHMDVVSPGDPAAWQSDPFKLTARGGKLYGRGITDMKAGLAALVIAMIELHAAGKPTHGTIRLMATVGEEVGETGSAAFYEDGAMTDVDALLIGEPTGYRIFSAHKGSMDVKLTSQGKAAHSSMPELGQNAIDPLLSLLSQANEAFRKTDRVNAALGALTFNTTVFNGGNQVNSIPATATAEMNIRTIPEFDNATVTQVLQQLVTQVNEQGGHVTMDIYMSQSPVEEPKDNDLSNLAAAIGAGYAGEPIPKLALPAVTDASNLLKGKGHNYPFIVFGPGNETAHQVDEYVDQQMYLDFTTLYQKLITAYLAE; encoded by the coding sequence ATGGCAGTGTTTACGGATAAACAGAAATTACAGATTCTTGAGGATCTCGTCGCAATTCAGTCGGTCAATGATCACGAGACGCAGGTGGCTACCTACCTGCAGCAAGTGTTGGCGGATCACGACATTCACGCGCAGTTACGCCCATTAAGTGAATCGCGGGCCAATCTAGTGGCCGAGATTGGAAGCGGACACCCCGTACTGGGTGTTTCTGGTCACATGGACGTCGTATCTCCCGGCGACCCGGCGGCTTGGCAGAGCGATCCGTTTAAGCTGACGGCCCGCGGTGGGAAACTCTACGGTCGGGGAATTACCGACATGAAGGCGGGGCTGGCCGCACTCGTCATCGCCATGATTGAACTGCATGCGGCCGGCAAGCCCACGCATGGCACCATTCGACTGATGGCGACCGTGGGCGAAGAAGTCGGTGAGACCGGGTCCGCGGCCTTCTATGAGGATGGCGCGATGACCGATGTCGATGCGTTACTGATTGGCGAACCGACCGGCTACCGCATCTTCTCTGCGCACAAGGGGTCGATGGACGTGAAGTTAACCTCACAGGGGAAGGCAGCGCATAGTTCAATGCCCGAACTGGGTCAAAACGCCATCGATCCGCTGCTATCACTACTGAGTCAGGCCAATGAAGCCTTTCGCAAGACCGATCGGGTTAACGCCGCATTGGGCGCACTAACCTTTAACACGACGGTCTTTAATGGGGGCAATCAGGTCAACTCGATTCCGGCAACGGCGACGGCGGAAATGAACATTCGAACGATTCCTGAATTCGACAACGCGACCGTTACGCAGGTCCTTCAGCAGTTGGTCACTCAGGTCAATGAACAGGGTGGCCACGTCACGATGGATATTTACATGTCGCAGTCGCCAGTCGAGGAGCCCAAGGACAACGACTTGAGTAATCTGGCCGCGGCAATCGGTGCCGGCTATGCGGGCGAACCAATTCCTAAGTTGGCTTTGCCAGCCGTGACGGACGCATCGAATCTCCTGAAGGGTAAGGGACACAACTATCCGTTCATCGTCTTTGGTCCCGGTAACGAGACGGCTCACCAGGTCGATGAGTACGTGGATCAGCAGATGTATTTGGACTTTACGACACTCTATCAGAAGTTGATAACGGCATACTTGGCGGAATAA
- a CDS encoding AraC family transcriptional regulator has product MAIDYLPVINTHFTLFGGHLETVPADWQWPAEEHPAFELMYVLEGRQRTITETGELVLKAGEMTIIPIETRHTNAALDHRTMTYFCMHFNLDDPALRYLLIREYAGRIIQPQDALYDQLRRQTEQLIAMIGPDYNLADQLDLQVGVIDIIMTLVKDLKAAGKFTPQAADVDQFMLCHQLASDLKAQLDYQVYHAAVPQQPSITKIIASHNISQSYALKLFQKYYHESPQQYLIQLKLATSKELLSQPRARVNVVSAKLAYTAPSHFTREFKKHFGQTPRDYIQGLKENHTN; this is encoded by the coding sequence TTGGCAATAGATTATTTACCGGTAATTAATACGCATTTCACGTTATTTGGCGGACACTTGGAAACAGTGCCAGCCGATTGGCAGTGGCCAGCGGAAGAACATCCGGCTTTTGAGCTGATGTATGTCCTTGAGGGGCGTCAGCGTACAATTACGGAGACTGGTGAACTCGTGTTAAAGGCTGGCGAGATGACGATTATCCCAATTGAAACGCGGCATACCAATGCGGCATTGGACCACCGAACGATGACCTACTTTTGTATGCACTTTAACCTTGATGATCCAGCACTTCGATACCTTTTAATCCGAGAGTATGCTGGTCGGATAATCCAACCGCAAGATGCCTTGTATGACCAATTACGGCGGCAAACTGAACAATTGATTGCGATGATTGGTCCAGACTATAATCTAGCGGATCAGCTGGATTTACAAGTTGGAGTCATCGATATTATTATGACGTTGGTAAAGGACTTGAAAGCTGCAGGAAAATTCACACCACAAGCGGCTGATGTTGATCAGTTTATGCTGTGCCATCAGTTGGCTAGTGATCTTAAGGCACAGCTAGATTATCAAGTTTATCATGCGGCAGTACCTCAACAACCCTCGATAACTAAAATTATTGCCAGTCACAACATCTCTCAAAGCTATGCTCTAAAACTTTTTCAAAAATATTATCATGAATCACCGCAACAATATTTAATTCAGCTCAAATTGGCAACGTCGAAGGAGTTGTTGAGCCAACCACGAGCTCGAGTCAATGTGGTTTCAGCTAAGCTGGCTTATACGGCACCCAGCCACTTCACCAGAGAATTCAAGAAACATTTCGGCCAGACACCACGAGATTATATACAAGGATTAAAAGAGAATCATACGAATTAG
- a CDS encoding C69 family dipeptidase, translating into MNYSACTSILIGAQATTDGSVMIGRNEDAKAAWPKHFVVHPARTAAIPQQFVSTDNGFTMPLPLTAAKYTATPEWTDKYGLFEEDGINAYGVAMSATESTYSNERVLGADPLVKDGIGEEAMVTVVLPYVKTARAGVARLGQLVEHYGTSESNGILFADQHEAWYLETGAGHYWVAQRIPDNGYAVVANQMAIQDVDFQDSENFMFARHLREFVADNHLNPSRHRFSWRDIFGTQDQSDLYYNTPRVWYGQRRFNPEIAQDPQSFDLPFIQYADHLLSIDDAQGYLSSHFEETPYDPVGSGTAEQRKRFRPVSLAKTQESHVLQLRPDMDPALAGIQWLAMGVGAQSVYVPFYAGIDSTPAAYRLGEATYDPQSAYWVYKLVSVLLDAHYHEAWPTVSAVQKDLRIAFKQSVQQTDAVGQQLSGLELSHYLTQQANDNAALGIRRYRELAATLITQATDLGPLNYHQDLNL; encoded by the coding sequence ATGAATTATTCCGCTTGCACCAGTATTTTAATCGGTGCCCAAGCCACGACGGATGGTTCGGTTATGATTGGCCGGAATGAAGACGCCAAGGCCGCTTGGCCCAAGCATTTCGTCGTCCATCCCGCTCGTACCGCAGCCATCCCGCAGCAGTTCGTCAGCACGGACAACGGCTTCACCATGCCCTTGCCCCTGACGGCCGCCAAGTATACCGCCACCCCCGAATGGACCGATAAATACGGCTTGTTCGAGGAAGACGGCATCAATGCGTACGGCGTGGCGATGAGTGCCACCGAGAGTACCTACTCTAACGAACGCGTCTTAGGCGCCGATCCCCTGGTTAAGGATGGGATTGGTGAGGAGGCCATGGTGACCGTGGTTCTGCCTTACGTCAAGACCGCTAGAGCCGGTGTCGCTCGCTTAGGCCAACTCGTCGAACACTACGGGACCAGCGAATCCAACGGCATTTTATTTGCCGATCAACACGAAGCCTGGTACCTGGAAACGGGGGCCGGCCACTATTGGGTCGCCCAGCGCATTCCAGACAACGGTTACGCTGTCGTGGCCAATCAGATGGCCATTCAGGACGTGGATTTTCAGGATAGCGAAAACTTTATGTTTGCGCGTCACCTGCGTGAATTTGTCGCCGACAACCACCTGAACCCGTCGCGTCACCGCTTCAGCTGGCGCGATATCTTCGGAACGCAGGACCAATCCGACCTGTACTATAACACCCCACGGGTCTGGTACGGTCAACGGCGGTTTAATCCCGAGATTGCGCAAGACCCACAATCGTTCGACTTGCCATTTATTCAATACGCCGATCATTTATTGAGCATTGACGACGCGCAGGGCTATCTCAGTAGTCATTTTGAAGAAACGCCCTACGATCCGGTGGGCTCCGGCACTGCGGAACAGCGCAAACGGTTCCGGCCCGTCAGTCTGGCCAAGACGCAGGAATCACACGTCCTTCAGCTCCGGCCCGACATGGACCCAGCTCTGGCCGGCATTCAGTGGTTAGCCATGGGTGTCGGTGCGCAGAGCGTCTACGTGCCGTTCTACGCCGGTATCGACAGTACACCGGCCGCCTACCGTTTAGGCGAAGCCACCTACGATCCGCAATCCGCCTATTGGGTCTACAAGCTAGTCAGCGTCTTGCTCGACGCCCACTATCACGAAGCCTGGCCGACCGTTAGCGCGGTGCAAAAGGACTTACGGATCGCGTTTAAACAATCCGTTCAACAGACCGATGCCGTGGGGCAACAGCTCAGCGGTCTCGAACTCAGCCATTATTTGACACAACAAGCCAACGATAACGCCGCATTGGGAATTCGACGTTACCGTGAGCTCGCGGCCACCCTGATCACCCAAGCAACTGACCTGGGCCCGCTCAACTATCACCAAGATTTGAATTTATAA